In one window of Enoplosus armatus isolate fEnoArm2 chromosome 7, fEnoArm2.hap1, whole genome shotgun sequence DNA:
- the LOC139288113 gene encoding alanine aminotransferase 2-like, whose protein sequence is MSSLQHVNPRVRGIRVSSHSRLQSLAAHITQEITLGAQKPFREVIDVSSGDPHKAGMKPISFVRQVLAVCQYPQLLKDKSLPLDVSLRAQRLLEVCDGGSVGSYTASSGMPHVKKSIAEFIMRRDAGVPSYVKDIFISAGSQRALMVVVKVMASGEGETRTGVLTPMPCPHTLPTLLDEAGVTLVPYQLIEDRGWAVDLGELHRALKAARGRCEPRAIYISNPGNPSGHVQDRKSIEEVIQFAAAERLLLLVDEVYQDSVYGQGTEFISYKKVLFEMDKKYSENVELVSFHSLSSACMGECGLRAGYMELVNMDPDVMHFVDTMLCSDISTPVTGQLALDLLVNPPTPGDPSYDTYTQEILFTWTTLSQNAQRAQEFLNDLPGMSCQPVMGGIYLYPRLHSPSEIIEQAEILEVEAGVLYCRRLLEEEGVFVGAGCHYGETTGNHHLRLCVLVPPDTLEEVLARLGSFHLRLLGALPHAEEV, encoded by the exons ATGAGTTCCCTGCAACATGTGAATCCCAGGGTGAGGGGGATCAGAGTCTCATCACACAGTCGACTGCAGAGTCTGgctgcacacatcacacaggaGATCACACTG GGGGCGCAGAAACCCTTCAGAGAGGTGATAGACGTCAGCTCAGGTGATCCCCACAAAGCAGGAATGAAACCCATCTCATTTGTGCGCCAG GTCTTGGCTGTATGTCAGTACCCTCAGCTGCTGAAAGACAAAAGTCTTCCTCTGGATGTCAGTCTGAGGGCTCAGAGGCTCCTGGAGGTCTGCGATGGAGGAAGTGTGG GTTCCTATACAGCCTCCTCTGGCATGCCTCATGTCAAGAAAAGCATCGCTGAGTTCATCATGAGACGAGACGCTGGAGTGCCTTCGTACGTCAAAGACATCTTCATTTCTGCTGGTTCTCAAAGGGCCCTGATG GTGGTTGTGAAGGTGATGGCCAGTGGGGAGGGGGAGACTCGGACGGGCGTGTTGACCCCAATGCCCTGCCCACACACCCTGCCCACCCTGCTGGATGAGGCCGGGGTGACACTGGTGCCGTACCAGCTGATTGAGGACAGAGGCTGGGCTGTAGACCTGGGTGAGCTGCACAGAGCTTTGAAGGCTGCTAGGGGGCGCTGCGAGCCCAGGGCCATTTACATCAGCAACCCAGGAAACCCCTCAG GTCATGTGCAGGACAGGAAATCAATAGAGGAAGTGATTCAGTTTGCAGCAGCTGAGAGACTCTTACTGCTGGTTGATGAG GTGTACCAGGACAGCGTGTATGGACAGGGCACAGAGTTTATTTCCTATAAGAAAGTCCTGTTTGAGATGGACAAAAAGTACTCAGAGAACGTGGAGTTGGTCTCCTTTCACTCTCTGTCCAGCGCCTGCATGGGGGA GTGTGGTCTGAGAGCAGGATACATGGAGCTGGTCAACATGGACCCGGATGTGATGCATTTTGTTGACACTATGCTGTGTTCTGATATCAGTACTCCAGTCACAGGACAGCTTGCTCTGGATCTCTTGGTCAACCCACCAACACCTGGAGACCCTTCctatgacacatacacacag GAGATTCTCTTCACTTGGACCACTTTGTCCCAGAATGCTCAGCGGGCTCAGGAGTTCCTGAATGATCTACCAGGGATGAGCTGTCAGCCAGTGATGGGGGGGATCTACCTCTATCCCCGCCTGCATTCACCATCTGAGATTATAGAACAGGCAGAG ATATTAGAGGTGGAGGCAGGTGTTCTGTACTGTCGGAGGTTACTGGAGGAAGAAGGCGTGTTTGTGGGAGCAGGATGTCACTATGGTGAAACAACTGGAAACCATCATCTGAG gtTATGTGTCCTTGTTCCTCCGGACACCCTGGAGGAGGTCCTGGCTCGCCTCGGTTCTTTTCACCTCCGCCTCCTGGGAGCACTTCCTCACGCTGAGGAGGTATGA